One segment of Podospora pseudopauciseta strain CBS 411.78 chromosome 5 map unlocalized CBS411.78m_5.2, whole genome shotgun sequence DNA contains the following:
- a CDS encoding uncharacterized protein (EggNog:ENOG503NX1U; COG:H), with protein sequence MVGFTSFLLLGGAAAASVNLNSHPVRLEIRHAVTSRLGNVHLFVERDVAGPVTVSYGSCSSLSARDAHHTVGEIQGKRQETRLVWKLPERSESGGCLSAWNSAGQLLGRSEPQLLENRHAKRAEKRAAIAMTNATGIETLGPWFEGVKLLQDQQPGPIDVKAAKEKEVAIVGAGMSGLMSYLVLTQAGLKNVKIIEAGNRLGGRVHTEYLRGKAFDYSYQEMGPMRFPWTYNDPATNSTLEITDSQIVFQVAEEINKLNKNSKNLTVSFQPWYQSSPNGLVYRNGFKLPSGLPPTSAQIAADPSLGTPSMPRDNSTIALAAALSEYMPPSSVYADVANNMFKAHKDWIENGLKGLGGDTWSEFAFLTHHLGGSLNDTDVIGGSDHSYWSSIYSGAYFRAASWKTIDGGLNRLPLAFHPLVNKDTIMNRAVERVAFSTDSMTGSKKVQLSYRDSNPRSGKKSNLSSASYDYAIISAPFSVVRSWRMPTLPATISNAIRKLEYANACKVALEYKTRFWEKYANPILGSCSTSTDIPGIGSICYPSYNINGTGPASILASYDTGALLESLSEEEHVQYVLDAMTEIHGEETRKLYTGRYNRRCWAQDELTRGGWANPSIGQHQLYIPEYFKTYDGLIFVGEHTSYTHAWIASALESGIRGGVQLLLELGLVDEAKEAVDKWMARWIDI encoded by the exons ATGGTCGGCTTTAcatctttcctcctcctcggaggtgctgctgctgcttcagTCAACCTCAACAGCCACCCTGTCAGGCTCGAGATTCGCCATGCCGTGACCTCTCGCCTTGGCAACGTCCACCTGTTTGTCGAGAGAGACGTGGCCGGTCCTGTCACCGTTTCCTACGGTTCTTGCTCATCTCTCTCTGCTAGAGATGCCCATCACACCGTGGGCGAGATCCAGGGAAAGAGACAGGAGACACGCCTTGTGTGGAAGCTTCCCGAGAGGTCTGAGTCTGGGGGATGCCTCTCCGCCTGGAACTCCGCCGGGCAGCTTCTGGGGAGGAGTGAGCCTCAGCTCCTCGAGAATCGCCACGCAAAGAGAGCAGAGAAGCGAGCTG CCATCGCCATGACCAACGCCACGGGAATTGAAACCCTTGGTCCCTGGTTCGAGGGtgtcaagctcctccaggACCAACAACCGGGGCCCATTGACGTCAAGGccgccaaggagaaggaggttgccaTTGTGGGTGCCGGCATGTCTGGGCTGATGAGCTATCTCGTCCTCACTCAAGCGGGCCTCAAGAATGTCAAGATCATTGAGGCCGGCAACCGTCTTGGTGGCAGAGTTCACACCGAGTACCTGCGCGGCAAGGCTTTCGATTACTCCTACCAGGAGATGGGCCCGATGCGGTTCCCCTGGACCTACAATGATCCAGCAACCAACAGCACGCTCGAAATAACCGACTCTCAGATCGTCTTCCAGGTCGCCGAGGAGATCAACAAACTGAACAAGAACAGCAAGAACCTCACCGTCAGTTTCCAGCCTTGGTACCAGAGCTCACCAAACGGACTGGTCTACAGGAACGGTTTCAAGCTCCCATCCGGTCTACCACCAACTTCTGCCCAGATTGCGGCCGATCCTTCCTTGGGGACCCCTTCTATGCCCCGGGACAACTCGACCATCGCTTTGGCTGCGGCCCTGAGCGAGTACATGCCTCCCAGCAGTGTGTATGCGGATGTGGCCAACAACATGTTCAAGGCTCACAAGGACTGGATCGAGAACGGTCTCAAGGGTCTTGGAGGTGATACGTGGTCCGAGTTTGCTTTTCTGACACACCACCTTGGAGGTAGCCTCAACGACACAGATGTTATTGGCGGAAGCGATCACAGCTACTGGTCCAGCATCTACAGCGGCGCTTATTTCCGAGCCGCCTCCTGGAAGACCATCGATGGCGGCCTCAACCGTCTTCCCTTGGCTTTTCACCCGTTGGTCAACAAGGATACCATCATGAACCGCGCCGTCGAGCGTGTTGCCTTCTCCACCGACTCCATGACGGGTTCCAAGAAGGTCCAGCTCTCCTACCGAGACAGCAACCCCCGCAGTGGGAAGAAGTCCAATCTCTCCTCTGCCAGCTACGATTACGCCATTATCTCTGCTCCCTTCTCCGTCGTCCGCTCCTGGAGAATGCCCACCCTCCCtgccaccatctccaacgcCATCCGCAAGCTCGAGTACGCCAACGCCTGCAAGGTCGCCCTCGAGTACAAGACGCGCTTCTGGGAGAAGTAcgccaaccccatcctcggCAGTTGCAGCACCTCCACCGACATCCCTGGTATCGGCTCCATCTGCTACCCATCCTACAATATCAACGGCACCGGGCCCGCTTCCATTCTGGCGAGTTATGACACTGGCGCGCTGCTCGAGTCGCTGTCAGAAGAAGAGCACGTCCAGTATGTGTTGGACGCCATGACCGAGATCCACGGCGAGGAGACGAGGAAGCTGTACACTGGTCGGTACAACAGGCGGTGCTGGGCTCAAGACGAGCTCACCAGGGGTGGCTGGGCGAACCCAAGTATTGGACAGCATCAGCTGTATATTCCCGAGTACTTCAAGACTTATGATGGG TTGATCTTTGTCGGCGAGCACACCAGCTACACGCATGCTTGGATTGCCTCTGCTTTGGAGAGCGGTATCAGAGGTGGTGTTCAGCTTCTTTTGG AACTTGGGCTGGTTGatgaggccaaggaggctgtTGACAAATGGATGGCAAGATGGATCGATATCTGA
- a CDS encoding uncharacterized protein (EggNog:ENOG503PZPW) — MSSYSIPLSLLMLLLPRSSFAQSFVGGTSPLSSAPYGLPAAPFLETIRGFNSISNASFPITGYNLSIPAGAADGTASRVQGWALEIGITPDVSLSGVASTLSDKKKQFMTTTTLKIIPPDEGLVPAFNASTWRVCAMVFTGGLVQGTGNTSQILKDGGDGGCEQMLPSDCINQLQVNGLAGNGGKEGGCSDVSVPAVCQEYFRLVGVEDDSPRMVEITPISKNENGVNPLAADRSSLFFAAGSSPTEKGNSSSIREAEHMIWPVLMTWTHFAESGEVHDSSGSLSCVQAKQTVNEEASSEAWQRKTSKLVLAMGLGVVGFFVVG; from the exons ATGTCCTCTTACTCGATCccgctctccctcctcatgcTGCTCCTGCCCCGCTCCTCCTTTGCCCAATCTTTTGTCGGCGGCACCTCTCCCTTGTCTTCTGCCCCCTATGGTCTCCCGGCTGCTCCCTTTCTCGAGACCATCAGGGGATTCAActccatctccaacgccTCATTTCCCATCACGGGGtacaacctctccatccccgcCGGGGCAGCAGATGGCACCGCCTCCCGGGTGCAAGGCTGGGCGTTGGAGATAGGAATCACCCCTGATGTTTCCCTTTCCGGTGTGGCGTCTACCCTATCCGACAAAAAGAAGCAGTTCATGACGACCACGACGCTCAAAATCATCCCGCCTGACGAGGGGCTAGTTCCGGCGTTTAATGCCAGCACCTGGAGGGTTTGCGCCATGGTGTTCACGGGCGGGTTGGTTCAGGGGACGGGGAATACGAGTCAGATTCTgaaagatggtggtgatggggggtgtGAGCAGATGCTGCCGAGTGATTGCATCAATCAGCTACAGGTGAATGGGTTGGCGGGGAAcggggggaaggaaggaggtTGTAGTGATGTGAGTGTGCCCGCGGTTTGTCAGGAGTATTTCaggttggtgggggtggaggacGATAGTCCT CGGATGGTAGAGATTACGCCGATTAGCAAGAATGAGAACGGCGTGAACCCGCTGGCTGCGGATAGGAGCTCATTGTTTTTCGCGGCTGGGTCGAGCCCAACAGAGAAGGGGAATAGCTCGTCGATTCGGGAGGCTGAGCACATGATCTGGCCAGTGCTGATGACTTGGACGCACTTTGCGGAGAGCGGCGAGGTTCATGACAGTTCGGGATCGTTGAGCTGTGTCCAGGCCAAGCAGACAGTCAATGAAGAGGCTAGCTCTGAGGCCTGGCAAAGAAAGACGTCGAAATTGGTGTTGGCCATGGGcttgggtgttgttgggttttttgttgttggttga
- the TRM6 gene encoding tRNA (adenine(58)-N(1))-methyltransferase non-catalytic subunit trm6 (COG:J; BUSCO:EOG09261I0F; EggNog:ENOG503NU3W), translating into MHSLIRPNAWVGLKLPSGSTKIIQIVPDTTISLGKYGAFPANLVLGRPYHLTFEVLDKTPEEAFSRLRIVPASELHAEVIAEEDEAEGKTTAEDRDVNAVLTATEGEEFSLVDEQGNIVARSGREVIDDSAIQKLTHDEIEELKREGNNAGKDVIAKLMLSHTALDQKTTFSLAKYKLLKTKKYIRRFQVIPIDVATFAQWQLEEKDASKIMDMRAEMFGLVGCWGNVHYGGEDSMIDDPHSRTDQGEETCIPIQPDELKGRWLVVDDTCGMLVAAMAERMGVLYPKEEEGEDATVVEQAPAREAKQDVKTDAQTHNGTAQENGDVDMVDVVPETTVPERPKMTTNKKQKVRPRGSDFAIPFSQTNTLTVIHSTSQPNLSLLNYWNFDITAPNHPPHPLLNHLLNLTWLQLLKPELDTSYSTEPPTASAEELASWKPSRRGNFHRKRRRFARTRYIVDSTRAGNFSGLVCASSMDPISILKHTLPLLAGGAPVAIYSPSIEPLAALADCFSVPRRTAWTSGNVPETVGKSLEELERWEGNEQFPLNPTLLQGVSIQTSRARRWQVLPMRTHPLMTERGGADGYVFTAWRAKPAEGRVEARGKFKKIQPSSSKKAAKIDGEGTPAETPATGEEEDSATVGKRKRADTLPPLDTEGTPAPENAATGDVASPTKKRKVDGEAKVEEV; encoded by the exons ATGCATTCCCTCATCCGGCCCAATGCCTGGGTTGGCCTCAAGCTGCCCTCAGGGTCAACAAAGATCATCCAAATCGTTCCAGATAC GACGATCTCCCTAGGAAAATATGGCGCATTTCCCGCAAACCTTGTTCTCGGTCGCCCGTATCATCTCACCTTCGAAGTATTAGACAAGACTCCCGAAGAGGCTTTTTCCCGTCTTCGAATCGTTCCCGCCAGCGAGCTCCACGCCGAGGTCATCgccgaagaggatgaggccgAAGGAAAGACCACTGCGGAAGACCGAGATGTCAATGCCGTGCTGACCGCGACCGAGGGCGAAGAGTTCAGTTTGGTGGACGAGCAGGGTAATATCGTTGCTCGATCCGGCCGCGAAGTTATCGACGACAGCGCCATCCAAAAGTTGACACACGACGAGATCGAGGAGCTCAAGCGGGAGGGAAACAATGCCGGCAAGGATGTAATCGCCAAGCTGATGTTATCTCATACAGCCCTCGACCAGAAGACGACGTTCAGTTTGGCCAAGTACAAGCTACTCAAGACGAAGAAGTACATCCGCCGCTTTCAGGTCATCCCCATCGACGTCGCTACTTTTGCGCAATGgcagttggaggagaaggatgctAGCAAGATCATGGACATGCGCGCCGAAATGTTTGGGCTTGTCGGATGCTGGGGAAATGTGCACTACGGCGGCGAGGACAGCATGATTGATGACCCCCACTCTCGGACCGACCAGGGCGAGGAGACGTGCATTCCAATTCAACCAGATGAGCTCAAGGGCAGGTGGCTGGTGGTTGACGATACCTGCGGCATGTTGGTGGCAGCCATGGCTGAGAGAATGGGGGTGCTATAcccaaaggaggaggagggcgaagaCGCGACTGTGGTTGAACAGGCACCGGCAAGAGAGGCCAAGCAGGACGTCAAGACAGACGCCCAGACTCATAATGGAACCGCGCAGGAAAATGGGGATGTTGACATGGTAGATGTGGTGCCGGAAACGACAGTACCTGAAAGGCCCAAGATGACaaccaacaagaagcaaaaggttAGGCCCAGGGGGTCCGACTTTGCCATTCCGTTCTCCCAAACCAATACCCTCACAGTCATTCACAGCACCAGCCAGCCAAACCTCTCGCTCCTCAATTACTGGAACTTTGACATCACAGCACCAAatcacccaccccaccctcttctcaaccacctcctcaacctcacctggTTACAACTCCTCAAGCCTGAGCTTGACACCTCATATTCTACCGAACCACCGACAGCGTCGGCAGAGGAGCTGGCTTCATGGAAACCTAGCCGTCGGGGTAACTTTCACCGGAAGCGCCGTCGGTTTGCGCGCACTCGGTACATTGTCGACTCAACGCGTGCCGGTAACTTCTCAGGTCTAGTTTGCGCCTCGTCCATGGACCCCATCTCCATTCTCAAGCACACCCTTCCACTGTTGGCAGGCGGAGCCCCTGTTGCCATCTACTCGCCCTCCATTGAGCCATTGGCTGCGTTGGCTGACTGCTTCAGCGTCCCCCGGCGCACCGCCTGGACAAGCGGGAACGTGCCCGAGACGGTAGGGAAGAGCCTGGAGGAATTGGAGCGCTGGGAAGGGAACGAGCAGTTCCCGTTGAATCCTACCTTACTTCAGGGCGTGAGCATACAGACCAGCCGCGCCAGAAGATGGCAGGTGTTGCCCATGAGAACACATCCCCTTATGACGGAGCGTGGAGGAGCCGACGGGTATGTCTTTACTGCGTGGAGGGCAAAGCCAGCCGAGGGCAGAGTGGAGGCCAGAGGAAAGTTCAAGAAGATTCAACCCAGCAGTAGCAAAAAGGCTGCCAAGATAGACGGGGAGGGCACGCCAGCTGAAACACCAGCGacgggcgaggaggaggatagtgCTACGGTTGGGAAGCGGAAGAGAGCCGACACCTTACCGCCTCTGGATACGGAGGGGACTCCGGCTCCCGAGAATGCTGCGACAGGTGATGTCGCGTCACCGACCAAGAAACGGAAGGTTGACGGTGAGgcgaaggtggaggaggtatAA
- a CDS encoding uncharacterized protein (EggNog:ENOG503PDIR) → MKSTIVSILLSAGACLASPVAQADTPVSTPSPTTLQQGAYWIRGVTPPNYHKYLQTKPANVPGIAILESHTTAGQFNIEGGQLVNKVSNPPLYLWVEEPADKANPPRTLATFFNTTKSTFGTFAWQGDTLTWSVPSIRRQNVGAWLVCKNQQLFINTGAYGYQTPAGCSDHTIHYYNDKTANN, encoded by the exons ATGAAGTCAACCATTGTCTCCATCCTGCTCAGCGCGGGCGCCTGCCTAGCCTCACCTGTTGCTCAAGCAGACACACCAGTCTCCacgccctctcccaccaccctccagcaAGGCGCCTATTGGATTCGTGGCGTGACGCCTCCAAACTATCACAAATACCTCCAGACGAAGCCCGCAAATGTTCCCGGCATCGCTATCCTCGAGTCACACACCACGGCAGGACAGTTCAACATCGAGGGTGGACAGCTAGTCAACAAGGTATCCAACCCACCGTTGTATCTCTGGGTGGAGGAGCCGGCCGACAAGGCCAACCCTCCTCGTACTCTGgccaccttcttcaacacGACCAAGTCGACGTTTGGGACGTTTGCGTGGCAGGGAGACACCCTCACGTGGAGCGTGCCGAGCATCAGGAGGCAGAACGTCGGAGCCTGGCTTGTGTGCAAGAACCAGCAATTGTTCATCAACACGGGCGCTTATGGTTATCAAACGCCTGCAGGGTGCTCCGACCATACT ATCCATTACTACAACGACAAGACGGCAAACAACTAG
- a CDS encoding uncharacterized protein (EggNog:ENOG503NVEM; COG:S), translating into MAIAIRHDPHSHAHEESIPGTVSLAAKEGEETHYGQALFPVPSADPNDPLQWTKFKKHMIMFCACAFSFLGISALLGPAVYIGLWSAQFNVDPNTAAGLVNYPNLIFGFGSVILVPLYKRYGRRPVMLLSLVAYIGGIIGASQSTTYGGLLAWRIVHAFGSGVCEALPVQLVNDIFFLHERGKKLGWYTVALCLGATGPMFCGFMLAAGYSWNLFFYVELAFGVALLLLCFLFVEESLYFRAPVAPSGGSSSGSNLEVVTSAATTAEGNEKKRQPETAELSGNFVLPRRKSWKQQLSIFPDKFDYTCDFWAMPFRAFTHLLVPSTFWVIATYGIYIGLCGFSFNFVFPLKIVQPPYNWPETNSGLSAIATFIGFGLALPLLPASDILAARLTRRNGGIREAEMRLGVLIPAAFVAPAGQVLFGMAAARDLHWICYFIAIGITQWAGYFYFTLTLAYAVDSYNANLSEMLIIMNLGKQAISFGFSGELLNWILKHGYVTIVVAAFVPILVVNNMMVFVFMIWGKRIRVMMANSWLARFHGRSLTRGEGH; encoded by the coding sequence ATGGCCATCGCCATCCGCCATGATCCCCACAGCCACGCCCACGAGGAGTCCATCCCAGGCACCGTGAGCCTCGCCGCCAAAGAGGGTGAAGAAACCCACTACGGCCAGGCCCTCTTCCCTGTCCCCTCGGCCGACCCCAACGACCCCTTACAATGGACCAAGTTCAAGAAACATATGATCATGTTTTGCGCCTGcgccttttcctttctgGGAATCTCTGCCTTGCTCGGACCGGCAGTGTACATCGGGCTTTGGTCCGCTCAGTTCAACGTCGATCCCAACACGGCGGCAGGGCTGGTGAACTACCCCAACTTGATTTTCGGTTTTGGGAGTGTGATCTTGGTGCCGTTGTACAAGAGGTACGGGAGGCGACCGGTCATGTTGCTGAGCCTGGTGGCATATATTGGGGGGATCATCGGGGCGAGTCAATCGACAACGTATGGGGGTTTGCTAGCATGGAGGATTGTGCATGCTTTTGGGAGTGGGGTTTGCGAGGCGTTGCCGGTACAGTTGGTGAATgacatcttcttcttgcacGAGAGAGGGAAGAAGTTGGGGTGGTATACGGTTGCCTTGTGTCTGGGAGCAACTGGGCCGATGTTTTGCGGGTTTATGCTTGCGGCCGGGTATTCGTGGAACTTGTTCTTTTATGTCGAGCTGGCTTTTGGTGTCGCGCTTTTGCTCttgtgttttctttttgtggAAGAGTCGTTGTATTTCAGAGCTCCTGTTGCTCCGTCAGGTGGGTCGTCAAGTGGGAGCAACCTCGAGGTTGTGACGTCGGCTGCGACCACGGCAGAAGGCAATGAGAAGAAGCGGCAGCCAGAGACTGCAGAGCTGTCGGGCAATTTTGTCCTTCCCCGGCGCAAGTCTTGGAAACAGCAGCTCAGTATCTTCCCGGACAAGTTCGACTACACGTGTGACTTTTGGGCCATGCCATTCAGAGCTTTCACCCATCTCTTGGTTCCTTCCACCTTCTGGGTCATCGCCACCTACGGCATCTATATAGGACTGTGcggcttctccttcaacttcGTCTTCCCGTTGAAGATTGTCCAGCCCCCATACAATTGGCCCGAGACAAATTCTGGTCTGAGCGCCATTGCGACTTTTATTGGCTTCGGCCTTGCTCTTCCTCTACTCCCGGCATCCGATATCCTGGCCGCGAGGCTCACAAGGAGGAATGGGGGCATCAGAGAAGCCGAAATGAGACTGGGGGTTCTCATTCCTGCCGCGTTTGTTGCTCCGGCAGGCCAAGTTCTCTTTGGTATGGCTGCAGCCAGAGATCTCCACTGGATATGCTACTTCATCGCGATCGGTATCACCCAGTGGGCTGGCTACTTTTACTTCACACTCACATTGGCTTATGCGGTTGATTCGTACAATGCCAACTTGAGCGAGAtgctcatcatcatgaacCTTGGCAAGCAGGCCATCAGCTTTGGTTTTAGCGGGGAGCTGTTGAACTGGATCCTCAAGCATGGATATGTCACGATTGTTGTGGCGGCTTTCGTCCCCATCTTGGTGGTAAACAACATGATGGTCTTCGTTTTCATGATCTGGGGCAAGAGAATCagagtgatgatggcgaaTAGTTGGCTGGCAAGGTTTCAtgggaggagtttgacaCGGGGCGAGGGACATTGA
- a CDS encoding uncharacterized protein (EggNog:ENOG503PB9G; CAZy:GH76; COG:G), which yields MATTPALKSPSRWLTALLATTSCLLPGARATVYKLGTKAEIKESAATLAYDLMLYYKGNQSGEIPGILPGPPTEHKGDYYWWEGGAMMGTYVDYWFLTGDESYNKVVTEGMIHQVGPDEDYMPPNHTASLGNDDQGFWGMSAMLAAENKFPNPPEGQPQWLALAQAVFHTQAAPERHDNTCNGGLRWQVPPMNAGYNYKNTIANGCFFDLGARLAAYTFNQSYADWADKTFQWLWDVGYIDHKDWRVYDGGHVEHNCTDINKAQFSYNAALLLHGSAFMYNYTNGSEIWKTRVDKLWEGMHRDFFEDDIAYEIPCEGRKGACTADMLSFKGYVHRWLSVVTKVAPHTRDKILPVLRTSTEAAVKQCTGGDTGRRCGFYWREGVYVDPAVDKTSGAGEQMNVLAAVSSLLIDDAPPPANNITGLSKPNYNAGSRSRGPSEPLAPITNGDRAGAAILTILILGSAVGSWAWMSFGD from the exons ATGGCGACAACGCCAGCACTGAAAAGCCCGTCGCGATGGTTGACGGCGCTGCTGGCCACCACAAGCTGCTTGCTTCCTGGCGCACGAGCTACCGTCTATAAGCTGGGCACAAAAG CCGAAATCAAGGAGTCCGCCGCCACGCTCGCCTACGACCTCATGCTCTATTACAAGGGCAACCAGTCGGGTGAAATTCCCGGCATTCTCCCCGGCCCCCCCACAGAACACAAGGGCGACTACTACtggtgggaaggaggagccaTGATGGGCACTTACGTCGATTATTGGTTTCTGACAGGCGACGAGTCCTACAACAAGGTAGTCACCGAAGGCATGATTCACCAGGTCGGTCCCGACGAGGATTACATGCCGCCTAACCACACGGCCTCGCTGGGCAACGACGACCAGGGTTTCTGGGGCATGAGTGCCATGTTGGCGGCCGAGAATAAATTCCCCAATCCGCCAGAGGGCCAGCCCCAGTGGCTCGCCCTGGCCCAGGCTGTTTTCCACACCCAAGCCGCCCCCGAAAGACACGACAACACCTGCAACGGAGGTCTGAGATGGCAGGTTCCCCCCATGAACGCAGGTTACAACTACAAGAACACCATTGCCAACGGCTGCTTCTTTGACTTGGGCGCCCGCCTGGCAGCCTACACCTTCAACCAGTCATATGCCGACTGGGCTGACAAGACGTTCCAGTGGCTGTGGGATGTAGGGTATATTGATCACAAGGACTGGCGTGTGTATGACGGTGGCCACGTCGAGCACAACTGCACCGACATCAACAAAGCCCAGTTCAGCTACAACGCTGCCCTCTTGCTGCACGGGAGCGCCTTCATGTACAACTACACCAACGGCAGTGAGATTTGGAAGACGAGAGTCGACAAGCTGTGGGAGGGCATGCATCGCGATTTCTTCGAGGACGATATCGCCTACGAAATTCCCTGCGAGGGCCGCAAGGGCGCCTGCACGGCAGACATGTTGTCGTTCAAGGGCTACGTCCACCGCTGGCTGTCCGTGGTCACCAAGGTCGCCCCGCATACCCGGGACAAGATCCTCCCGGTCTTGAGGACGTCTACCGAAGCTGCTGTCAAGCAGTGCACAGGAGGTGACACGGGTCGGAGGTGCGGCTTCTACTGGAGGGAGGGTGTCTATGTTGATCCTGCCGTCGACAAGACGAGCGGCGCTGGCGAGCAGATGAAtgtgttggctgctgtgTCCAGCTTGCTGATTGACGAcgcacctcctccggccAACAACATCACAGGTCTGAGCAAGCCCAACTACAACGCTGGTTCCAGGTCCAGAGGTCCGAGTGAGCCGCtcgcccccatcaccaacggcGACAGGGCGGGCGCGGCCATCTTGACCATCCTCATTCTCGGAAGTGCCGTTGGTTCCTGGGCGTGGATGAGCTTTGGGGATTAA
- the ARC18 gene encoding subunit of the Arp2/3 complex (COG:Z; BUSCO:EOG09264S3E; EggNog:ENOG503P3AM) encodes MPAYNSMFNTDPNPPRLIGNFPLLPLRTKIRGPVYPLPFPEPALPENESPDQDSESYDILDEVLALFRANTFFRNFEIQGHADRLLIYGIWFVSDCLGKIKPTASRREATKEVNNLALDTNFAIPGDPSWPLRQMYEPPRDRQDAEVLRQYMMQVRQELAERLLARVYADDETRPSKWWLSFTKRKFMGKGL; translated from the exons ATGCCA gccTATAACTCCATGTTCAACACCGACCCCAACCCGCCCCGTTTAATAGGcaacttccccctcctccccctccgaaCCAAGATCCGCGGCCCCGTCTACCCGCTCCCTTTCCCCGAGCCGGCCCTCCCCGAGAATGAGTCCCCCGACCAGGACTCAGAGTCCTACGACATCCTCGACGAGGTCCTCGCTCTCTTCCGCGCCAACACCTTCTTCCGCAACTTTGAGATCCAGGGCCATGCCGACCGGCTGCTAATCTATGGCATTTGGTTCGTCTCGGACTGCCTGGGCAAGATCAAGCCGACGgcgtcgaggagggaggcgacCAAGGAGGTGAACAACTTGGCGTTGGATACCAACTTTGCCATTCCGGGCGACCCGAGCTGGCCGTTGAGACAG ATGTACGAGCCTCCCCGTGACAGACAAGACGCCGAGGTCCTTAGGCAGTACATGATGCAAGTCCGACAAGAGCTGGCGGAGCGGTTGTTGGCGAGGGTCTATGCCGATGATGAGACACGACCGAGCAAGTGGTGGTTGAGCTTCACCAAGAGGAAGTTCATGGGCAAGGGTCTTTAA